Proteins encoded within one genomic window of Spirulina major PCC 6313:
- a CDS encoding antibiotic biosynthesis monooxygenase, protein MSEFLDFLKHKYAYVAIGAFKPGRFNEAEQLFVKAVSTYTEGFEGAYLLQKPGTDEGIAIILWDNPEDMEANRNEVHEALIKEMGHLFAAPPETAFYEVCSEVTPKPTSA, encoded by the coding sequence ATGTCGGAATTTTTAGATTTTCTCAAACATAAATACGCTTACGTGGCGATCGGAGCATTCAAGCCGGGGCGGTTCAACGAAGCCGAGCAGCTTTTTGTCAAAGCCGTGTCCACCTATACCGAGGGATTTGAAGGGGCCTACCTGCTCCAAAAACCCGGCACTGATGAAGGGATCGCGATTATTCTCTGGGATAATCCCGAAGACATGGAAGCCAACCGCAACGAAGTTCACGAAGCCTTGATTAAAGAAATGGGGCATCTCTTCGCCGCACCGCCGGAAACCGCATTCTATGAAGTGTGTAGCGAAGTGACCCCGAAGCCAACCTCAGCCTAA
- a CDS encoding Get3/ArsA fold putative tail anchor-mediating ATPase NosAFP, with protein MAQVLTFIGKGGVGCTTMAIAAAKKLAQQGERVLLASQDPSPVVGLLLGHEVGTEPQTIAPNLSAVQFSSPDLMTRVWEDEVKAREAQYVRFPLLRNVYGQELGLFPGMDSALALYQIRTYNQSNQYDVIVYDGAADLNTLRTLGIPDTGSWYLRRFRNVLLESDLGKAIAPFIQPLSSAILNVSWSWDNFADQPTQETQDLLDEGKTAIANPQRVLTYLVTDASPAAIATAQYYWGSAQQVGLSVGGVLWNQATPTDDQVRAFLPIPSTPVPTLAGGDWDAIANPLPNFRDTDHIPRPLTIDTASRQVRVFLPGFDKKQVKLTQYGPELTIEAGDQRRNIFLPPPLSGQPVKGAKFQDHYLIISL; from the coding sequence ATGGCTCAAGTTCTGACATTTATTGGTAAAGGCGGTGTCGGCTGTACCACCATGGCGATCGCCGCCGCGAAAAAGCTCGCCCAACAGGGGGAGCGGGTGCTACTCGCCTCCCAAGATCCGAGTCCTGTGGTGGGGCTGCTGCTGGGTCATGAGGTGGGGACGGAACCCCAAACTATCGCCCCCAATCTATCAGCGGTGCAATTTAGTTCGCCGGACTTAATGACCCGTGTGTGGGAAGACGAGGTTAAGGCACGGGAGGCGCAATATGTGCGGTTTCCCCTGTTGCGCAATGTCTACGGCCAAGAATTGGGGCTGTTTCCGGGCATGGATTCGGCGCTGGCGCTCTATCAGATTCGCACCTATAACCAGAGCAATCAATACGATGTGATTGTTTACGATGGGGCGGCGGATTTGAACACCCTGCGTACTTTGGGGATTCCGGATACGGGGAGTTGGTATCTGCGCCGTTTTCGGAATGTATTGCTGGAGTCGGATTTGGGGAAAGCGATCGCACCCTTCATCCAACCCCTGAGCAGTGCGATTCTCAATGTGTCCTGGTCGTGGGACAATTTTGCCGACCAACCCACCCAAGAAACCCAAGACCTGCTCGATGAGGGCAAAACCGCGATCGCCAACCCCCAACGGGTCTTAACCTATCTCGTCACCGACGCTAGCCCCGCCGCGATCGCCACGGCTCAATATTATTGGGGCAGTGCGCAGCAGGTGGGGTTGAGTGTCGGCGGTGTGTTGTGGAATCAGGCCACGCCTACGGATGACCAAGTGCGGGCCTTTTTACCGATTCCCAGCACCCCTGTGCCCACCTTGGCGGGGGGCGATTGGGATGCGATCGCCAACCCCCTCCCCAACTTCCGCGACACCGACCACATCCCCCGCCCCCTCACCATCGACACCGCGAGCCGCCAAGTACGGGTCTTCCTCCCCGGCTTCGACAAAAAACAAGTCAAACTCACCCAATACGGCCCCGAACTCACCATCGAAGCCGGCGATCAACGGCGCAACATCTTCCTGCCGCCCCCCCTTTCCGGCCAGCCCGTCAAAGGGGCGAAATTCCAAGACCATTACCTAATCATTTCCCTGTAG
- a CDS encoding Uma2 family endonuclease produces MIGLINLQSEGFEALPELRCTMGDRSLIPDITIVRESEIPIDASELISRKGIDFAPPWVIEILSPDQRSLQVTRKILFMLR; encoded by the coding sequence TTGATCGGGCTGATTAATCTACAAAGCGAGGGCTTTGAAGCGCTGCCGGAGCTACGGTGTACAATGGGCGATCGCTCCCTCATTCCCGACATCACAATCGTACGAGAGTCTGAAATTCCCATCGATGCATCGGAATTAATTAGCCGCAAAGGAATCGATTTCGCGCCCCCCTGGGTGATTGAAATTCTCTCGCCGGATCAACGGTCATTACAGGTCACCCGCAAAATCCTCTTCATGCTTCGTTAA
- the chlG gene encoding chlorophyll synthase ChlG encodes MTDEQQTPTPAGSKTRQMLGMKGAALETNIWKIRLQLMKPITWIPLIWGVVCGAASSGGYGWGIEDILKAFTCMLLSGPIMTGYTQTLNDYYDREIDAINEPYRPIPSGVISIPQVKAQIGILLAAGFGLAAFLDIWSGNSFPMITLINAIGTFLAYIYSAPPLKLKQNGWLGNYALGASYITLPWCAGHALFGTLNWTIVWLTLFYSLAGLGIAIVNDFKSVEGDRQLGLKSLPVMFGVKTASWICVLMIDIFQAGVAAYLIFIHQNLYATILILFIVPQITFQDMYFLRDPLKNDVKYQASAQPFLVFGMLVAGLALGHSSLV; translated from the coding sequence ATGACAGACGAACAACAAACCCCAACCCCAGCAGGCTCCAAAACGCGGCAAATGTTAGGCATGAAGGGAGCCGCCCTCGAAACGAACATTTGGAAAATTCGCCTTCAACTGATGAAGCCGATCACCTGGATTCCGCTGATCTGGGGGGTCGTCTGTGGTGCAGCATCGTCAGGCGGCTATGGGTGGGGCATCGAAGACATCCTCAAAGCCTTCACCTGTATGCTCCTCTCCGGGCCAATCATGACCGGCTACACCCAAACCCTGAATGATTACTACGATCGCGAAATTGACGCGATTAACGAACCCTATCGCCCCATCCCCTCCGGCGTGATTTCCATCCCCCAAGTGAAGGCGCAGATCGGGATTCTCCTCGCGGCGGGGTTTGGCTTGGCGGCATTCCTGGATATTTGGTCGGGGAATTCCTTCCCGATGATTACGCTGATCAATGCGATCGGGACGTTTCTCGCCTATATCTATTCCGCACCACCGCTGAAGCTGAAGCAAAACGGCTGGCTCGGTAACTATGCCCTCGGCGCGAGCTACATCACCCTGCCTTGGTGTGCGGGCCATGCCCTGTTTGGCACGTTGAATTGGACGATTGTGTGGTTGACGCTGTTCTATAGTTTGGCGGGGTTAGGGATTGCGATCGTTAATGATTTCAAAAGTGTGGAGGGCGATCGGCAACTGGGGTTAAAATCCCTGCCGGTGATGTTCGGGGTTAAAACCGCTTCCTGGATTTGTGTCCTCATGATCGACATTTTCCAAGCCGGGGTTGCCGCCTATCTAATCTTCATCCACCAAAACCTCTACGCCACAATCTTGATCCTCTTCATCGTCCCGCAAATCACCTTCCAGGATATGTATTTCCTCCGCGACCCCCTCAAAAACGACGTGAAATACCAAGCCAGCGCCCAACCCTTCCTCGTCTTCGGAATGCTCGTCGCCGGCCTCGCCTTAGGTCACAGTTCCCTGGTGTAA
- the petP gene encoding cytochrome b6f subunit PetP, translating to MEIGTKVQVRRIRDRVSGDVADKLGKIGTIAGYKMTDGSGVGALVEFDDKTKTWFFADELKEV from the coding sequence ATGGAAATCGGGACAAAAGTGCAAGTTCGACGGATTCGGGATCGGGTATCGGGTGATGTTGCGGATAAACTCGGCAAGATTGGCACGATCGCAGGCTACAAAATGACTGACGGCAGCGGTGTCGGGGCATTGGTCGAATTCGATGACAAAACCAAAACCTGGTTTTTCGCAGACGAACTCAAAGAAGTTTAA
- a CDS encoding SDR family oxidoreductase yields MATYIVTGANRGIGVEYCRQLQARGDEAIAVCRQSSPELDAVGVRVETGVELTDPDAIAAFKTRLGNQPIDGLINNAGIVERVGLDDLDFESIRRQFEVNAIAPLRFTHALLSHLNPGSKVILMTSRMGSIADNTSGSSYGYRMSKVALSMAGKSLALDLKPQGIAVAILHPGLVQTRMTHFTPNGITPTTSVNNLLDRIDALTLDNSGTFWHANGDILPW; encoded by the coding sequence ATGGCAACCTACATCGTCACCGGCGCAAACCGAGGCATTGGGGTGGAATATTGTCGGCAATTGCAAGCACGGGGTGATGAGGCGATCGCCGTCTGTCGGCAGAGTTCACCGGAACTCGATGCGGTGGGGGTGCGCGTCGAAACGGGGGTAGAGTTGACCGATCCAGACGCGATCGCCGCCTTTAAAACCCGTCTGGGGAATCAACCCATTGATGGGCTGATTAATAACGCCGGAATTGTGGAGCGGGTGGGGTTGGATGATCTCGATTTTGAAAGCATTCGCCGCCAGTTTGAAGTGAATGCGATCGCGCCGCTGCGCTTCACCCATGCCCTGCTATCTCACCTTAACCCCGGCTCAAAAGTCATCCTGATGACCAGCCGCATGGGGTCGATCGCTGACAACACCTCCGGCAGTTCCTACGGCTATCGGATGTCGAAAGTCGCCCTTTCCATGGCCGGAAAATCCCTCGCCCTCGACCTTAAACCCCAAGGCATCGCCGTTGCGATTCTTCATCCCGGCCTCGTCCAAACCCGCATGACCCACTTCACCCCCAACGGCATCACCCCCACCACCTCAGTTAACAATCTCCTCGATCGCATCGATGCCCTCACCCTCGACAATAGCGGCACATTCTGGCACGCCAACGGCGACATTCTCCCCTGGTGA
- a CDS encoding TrmJ/YjtD family RNA methyltransferase → MGLEQIRIVLVEPAGPLNVGSVARVMKNMGLSRLVLVNPQCDRTAPEAYQMAVHAAEILDQAQIVATLPDAVQGCDRAVATAGRDCNLAIPLEPPRHALPWLRATAGEAALIFGREDRGLTNEEINLAQRAVMIPANPAYPSLNLAQAVAICTYELTQAAIAPSTPTPAPAQPTAPLDHLNGYYTDLETLLLDIGYLMPHTAAARMTKLRRLYNRALLTPEEVALLRGMIRQTRWALRQGQE, encoded by the coding sequence ATGGGGTTAGAGCAGATTCGGATTGTGTTGGTGGAACCGGCGGGGCCGTTGAATGTGGGGTCAGTGGCGCGGGTGATGAAAAATATGGGCCTGTCGCGGCTGGTGTTGGTGAATCCCCAATGCGATCGCACCGCTCCAGAGGCCTATCAAATGGCCGTCCACGCCGCAGAGATCCTCGACCAAGCGCAGATCGTGGCAACCCTACCGGACGCGGTGCAGGGGTGCGATCGCGCCGTCGCCACCGCTGGCCGGGACTGCAATCTTGCGATTCCCCTCGAACCGCCCCGCCACGCCCTGCCCTGGCTCCGTGCCACCGCTGGCGAGGCGGCGCTGATTTTCGGTCGAGAAGATCGCGGCCTCACGAATGAGGAGATCAACCTCGCCCAGCGGGCCGTAATGATCCCCGCGAATCCGGCCTATCCATCCCTCAACCTGGCCCAAGCGGTGGCGATTTGCACCTATGAACTGACCCAAGCGGCGATCGCTCCCTCCACCCCCACACCTGCGCCTGCTCAACCCACCGCCCCCCTCGACCACCTCAACGGCTACTACACCGACCTCGAAACCCTCCTCCTCGACATCGGCTATCTCATGCCCCACACCGCCGCCGCCCGCATGACCAAACTCCGCCGCCTCTACAATCGCGCCCTGCTCACCCCGGAGGAGGTGGCACTGTTACGGGGCATGATTCGGCAAACGCGCTGGGCCTTGAGACAGGGTCAAGAGTAA